One window of the Benincasa hispida cultivar B227 chromosome 3, ASM972705v1, whole genome shotgun sequence genome contains the following:
- the LOC120073794 gene encoding cyclic phosphodiesterase-like, with product MANPESASIQPSEAENNVYSVWALPPEDVTARIKNLMNSLRSEFGGPQFEPHITVVGAIRLTPDDALNKFRSACQGLKAYQATVDHVSTGTFFYQCVFLLIHSTTEVVETSSHCCGHFGYKNSTPYMPHMSLLYANISDEKKKQAKVIADKLDEAVNGLKFPITRLALYKTDTEDETLKSWEKIAEHELPSS from the exons ATGGCGAACCCAGAATCCGCCTCTATCCAACCCTCTGAAGCGGAAAACAACGTGTATTCGGTGTGGGCTCTTCCTCCGGAAGATGTGACGGCCAGAATCAAGAACCTCATGAACAGCCTCAGATCCGAGTTCGGCGGGCCCCAATTCGAGCCACATATCACCGTTGTTGGGGCAATCCGTCTCACCCCTGACGATGCCCTCAACAAATTCCGCTCCGCTTGCCAGGGGCTTAAGGCTTATCAAGCCACCGTCGATCATGTATCTACCGGAACCTTCTTCTACCAGTGTGTTTTTCTCCTTATTCATTCTACCACTGAG gtGGTGGAGACTAGTTCACATTGTTGTGGACATTTTGGTTACAAAAACTCTACCC CTTACATGCCGCATATGAGCCTACTGTATGCCAACATATCAGATGAAAAGAAGAAGCAGGCAAAAGTAATAGCAGACAAGCTCGATGAAGCCGTGAACGGCCTGAAGTTCCCAATCACTCGACTTGCACTGTACAAAACAGACACCGAGGATGAAACTCTAAAGTCCTGGGAGAAAATTGCAGAACACGAACTTCCTTCAAGTTAG
- the LOC120073793 gene encoding integrin-linked protein kinase 1-like, which yields MKSPVRFKLGKQSSLAPDGHLEDLDELVKQDQTEEGIDSRVRLMYLANEGDLEGINELLDSGVDVNFHDIDNRTALHIAACQGFADVVALLLERGAEVDSKDRWGSTPLRDAVHYKNHDVIKLLEKHGAKPPVAPMLVKNAREVPDYEIDPKELDFTNSVNITKGTFRKASWRGTEVAVKELGEDLFTDEDKVRAFRDELALLQKIRHPNVVQFLGAVTQSWPMMIVTEYLPKGDLGALLSRKKAIKTMTVVRLALDIARGMNYLHENKPAPIIHHDLEPSNILRDDSDHLKVADFGVSKLLTVKEDNPSTCSETSRRYKAPEVFKNEEYDTKVDVFSFALILQEMIEGCPPFPDKADSEVPKLYAAGERPPVRAPLKRYANGLKELIEECWNERPNKRPTFRQIITQLEFIYNRFGHKRRWKVRPLKCFQNIEAMLKRDRSRRSSFNLSSHSSASSI from the exons ATGAAGAGTCCAGTGAGGTTTAAGTTGGGGAAACAGTCGTCCCTGGCGCCGGATGGGCATCTCGAAGATTTGGATGAGCTGGTCAAGCAGGACCAAACTGAGGAGGGGATAGATTCGAGAGTGAGGTTGATGTATTTGGCCAATGAAGGTGATTTGGAAGGGATTAATGAACTCTTGGATTCGGGGGTCGATGTCAACTTCCATGATATCGACAACCGGACGGCTTTGCACATTGCTGCTTGCCAGGGATTCGCCGACGTTGTCGCTTTGTTGCTCGAACGTGGCGCTGAAGTTGACTCCAAAGATCGCTGGGGGAGCACG CCTCTTAGGGATGCTGTACATTACAAAAACCACGATGTGATCAAACTTCTGGAGAAGCATGGTGCAAAGCCTCCG GTGGCCCCCATGCTCGTCAAGAATGCCCGTGAAGTTCCAGATTATGAAATTGATCCTAAGGAACTTGATTTTACTAACAGTGTGAACATTACCAAG GGAACATTCCGCAAAGCATCTTGGCGTGGAACTGAGGTTGCTGTGAAAGAGCTTGGAGAAGATCTATTCACTGATGAGGATAAAGT GAGGGCTTTCAGAGATGAGCTTGCATTGCTTCAGAAAATACGACACCCCAATGTTGTCCAGTTTCTAGGTGCTGTTACTCAAAGTTGGCCAATGATGATCGTTACAGAGTATTTACCAAAG GGAGATCTAGGAGCATTATTGAGTAgaaaaaaagcaataaaaacaaTGACTGTTGTGAGACTTGCCCTTGATATTGCAAG GGGGATGAATTATTTGCATGAGAACAAGCCAGCACCAATTATACATCATGATCTTGAGCCTTC AAATATTCTGAGGGATGATTCTGACCACCTGAAAGTAGCAGACTTTGGAGTTAGCAAGTTATTGACAGTTAAAGAAGATAATCCTTCTACTTGTTCAGAGACTTCAC GAAGATACAAAGCTCCAGAGGTTTTCAAAAATGAAGAATATGACACAAAGGTGGACGTGTTTTCATTTGCTTTGATTTTACAAGAG ATGATTGAAGGTTGTCCTCCATTTCCTGACAAGGCAGATAGTGAAGTTCCTAAATTGTATGCAGCTGGAGAACGTCCCCCTGTTAGAGCACCACTTAAACGTTATGCAAATGGACTAAAAGA GCTAATTGAAGAATGTTGGAATGAGAGGCCAAATAAGAGACCAACTTTTAGGCAGATAATAACCCAGCTGGAATTCATTTACAACAGATTCGGTCATAAGAGGCGCTGGAAG GTCAGGCCATTGAAATGCTTCCAGAATATTGAGGCAATGTTGAAGAGAGATCGTTCTCGTCGAAGCAGTTTCAATCTATCATCACATTCTTCTGCCAGTAGTATATGA